From one Candidatus Latescibacterota bacterium genomic stretch:
- a CDS encoding 4Fe-4S binding protein, giving the protein AYATGAKEGYIYIRKEYPLALDRLRKAIEQCREYGILGNDVMGKGFSFDIHTHRGAGAFVCGESSALMASMAGKAGEPRAKYVHNVEYGFRDKPTVLNNVETWANIPVIIEKGSHWFASIGSGDVSENPWGGSSGTKVFSLVGDVTNTGLVEVPMGLTLREIVEDIGGGIPGGKKFKAVQTGGPSGGCIPASMLDMAVDFDSLTKAGSMMGSGGMIVMNENTCMVDVARYFIDFLMDESCGKCTACREGLHLMNNILSRICAGEGKEGDIETLEELCDTVRDTSLCQLGGSAPNPVLSTLKYFREEYEQHIKEKICSAGICKALITYRINDKCTGCTLCARACPVQVITGESKQLHVIEPDKCIKCGICFETCNFDAVEVI; this is encoded by the coding sequence CGCCTATGCTACCGGCGCCAAAGAGGGATATATCTATATCAGAAAAGAATATCCGCTTGCTCTCGACAGACTCCGGAAAGCGATCGAGCAATGCCGCGAATACGGCATCCTCGGAAATGACGTCATGGGCAAGGGGTTTTCCTTCGACATACATACTCACAGGGGCGCGGGAGCTTTCGTATGCGGTGAATCTAGCGCGCTGATGGCGTCGATGGCCGGAAAGGCTGGAGAACCTAGAGCCAAGTATGTCCACAACGTCGAATACGGATTCCGTGACAAACCGACCGTCTTGAACAATGTCGAGACCTGGGCAAATATCCCCGTGATCATCGAGAAGGGCTCTCACTGGTTTGCCTCTATAGGATCAGGAGATGTTTCCGAAAACCCGTGGGGCGGCTCTTCAGGTACAAAAGTATTCTCCCTCGTCGGAGACGTAACGAACACAGGACTTGTCGAGGTCCCGATGGGACTCACCCTCCGTGAGATCGTCGAGGATATCGGAGGAGGCATCCCCGGTGGAAAGAAGTTCAAAGCGGTACAGACCGGCGGACCTTCAGGAGGATGCATTCCCGCATCGATGCTCGACATGGCGGTCGACTTCGACTCATTGACCAAAGCGGGATCGATGATGGGTTCGGGCGGTATGATCGTGATGAACGAGAATACCTGCATGGTCGATGTCGCAAGATATTTCATCGATTTCCTGATGGACGAGTCGTGCGGCAAATGCACGGCCTGCCGCGAGGGACTACACCTGATGAACAACATACTGTCACGAATATGTGCTGGTGAAGGGAAAGAAGGTGATATCGAGACACTCGAGGAGCTCTGTGACACCGTCCGTGACACGAGCCTCTGTCAGCTCGGCGGCTCGGCTCCAAACCCTGTACTCTCCACTCTGAAATATTTCAGGGAAGAGTACGAACAGCATATTAAAGAAAAGATATGCAGTGCCGGGATCTGCAAGGCACTGATCACTTACAGGATAAACGACAAGTGTACCGGCTGCACGCTCTGTGCGAGGGCCTGTCCGGTGCAGGTGATCACAGGAGAGTCTAAACAACTCCATGTGATCGAGCCGGATAAATGCATCAAGTGTGGGATCTGCTTCGAGACCTGCAACTTCGACGCAGTGGAGGTGATATAA